The Streptomyces sp. NBC_00306 sequence CTTCCAGGAGGAGGAGACCGACCTACTGGCCGGCACTCCCGCCTGGTGGGAGCCGCCCGTACGGGTCGTACAGGACGCCGGGCAGTGGGTGGGCTTCGTCTACGGCTTCGAGGACGGGCGCTGGCAGTGCGCACCGTACGAGCCCGACGACGGCTTCGGCAGCGTCGGCCTCCCCGCACTCAACGCGGAGATGACCGTGGAATTCGTCACCGAGTACACCAAGGAATCTCCAGGCAGGCAGGCACCGCCGTCGACGGCAGCGATCGAGGCGCTGATCGCAGCGGACTGTCTGATCACGGAAGACCTGCTGACCGCCGTCATCGGCCCCCAACCCGCCACACCCACAGCATGGAACCCATCAGCCGGCGTAGCCGCAGCACGCGCATTCCGCGCGTGGCCGCGCCACCGACAGTAACGAGCGACCAGTTGCAGACCAGCATCCACGTCAGGGTCCACCCCCGAGGTCTCGACTTCGGCTCGTCCCGTCCGCCGGTGGTCAGCCGCTCCTCACATTCGCCGCTC is a genomic window containing:
- a CDS encoding proteophosphoglycan 5; its protein translation is MALKTLDIPAPAQLRPRWAAFAAVLAARGWGDGCRADDARWHYDDGGGNWLDLHHFEDGRALIVGHDHEYSNTYYGPAAEYFQEEETDLLAGTPAWWEPPVRVVQDAGQWVGFVYGFEDGRWQCAPYEPDDGFGSVGLPALNAEMTVEFVTEYTKESPGRQAPPSTAAIEALIAADCLITEDLLTAVIGPQPATPTAWNPSAGVAAARAFRAWPRHRQ